A genomic segment from Thermoplasmataceae archaeon encodes:
- a CDS encoding thiolase family protein translates to MNSKIIADPLRIYEYCPVSDGAVSLLLTSDKYSSSLSDKCIRISGSGSSSGVASITSRYSFTTIDSVRESARKAFRKAGKKPADADVAELHDMASVLEIVESEDVGFFKKGEGWRALETGETQIGGKLPINTSGGLNSKGHPIGASGVAQTAEIYLQLTGQAGKRQVNNASTGFSVSMAGFSNNSTSFVYEVP, encoded by the coding sequence ATGAATTCAAAAATAATTGCAGATCCGCTGAGGATTTATGAATACTGTCCAGTAAGCGACGGAGCAGTAAGCCTTTTGTTGACTTCTGATAAGTACAGTAGCAGTTTAAGCGATAAATGTATAAGGATATCGGGTTCAGGTTCAAGTTCTGGGGTCGCATCCATAACATCGCGATATTCTTTTACAACAATTGACTCAGTTAGGGAATCTGCAAGGAAAGCGTTCAGAAAAGCAGGGAAGAAACCGGCTGACGCAGATGTTGCTGAACTCCATGATATGGCTTCGGTTCTAGAGATAGTAGAGTCTGAGGATGTTGGTTTCTTCAAGAAAGGAGAGGGATGGAGGGCACTTGAAACCGGTGAGACCCAAATTGGTGGCAAGTTGCCGATCAACACAAGCGGTGGCCTAAACTCAAAGGGGCACCCCATAGGAGCGAGTGGTGTAGCTCAAACTGCTGAGATATATCTGCAGCTTACTGGGCAGGCAGGAAAGAGACAGGTAAATAACGCGAGCACCGGCTTCAGCGTGAGCATGGCAGGGTTTAGCAATAACTCGACTTCCTTTGTATACGAGGTGCCGTAA